The Pyrus communis chromosome 2, drPyrComm1.1, whole genome shotgun sequence genome includes a window with the following:
- the LOC137726532 gene encoding uncharacterized protein yields MEDAIEEPENVDNNGGSVRVRVEIEELYMLWKQRVEERRPFQYVVGCEHWRDLVLCVEEGVLIPRPGTELIVGLVGDVVLGNEGLREGLWADLGTGSGAIAIGIARVLGSGGRVIATDLSPAAIRVCIF; encoded by the coding sequence ATGGAGGACGCAATTGAAGAACCCGAAAATGTTGATAACAATGGGGGAAGCGTTAGGGTGAGGGTGGAAATCGAGGAGCTTTATATGTTGTGGAAGCAGAGGGTTGAGGAGAGGAGGCCTTTTCAGTATGTTGTCGGGTGCGAGCATTGGAGGGACTTGGTGTTGTGTGTTGAAGAAGGGGTTTTGATTCCGAGGCCGGGGACTGAGCTCATTGTTGGTTTGGTTGGGGATGTGGTTTTGGGGAATGAGGGGTTGAGGGAGGGGTTGTGGGCTGATTTGGGGACGGGGAGCGGCGCAATTGCGATTGGGATTGCGAGGGTTTTGGGGAGTGGTGGGAGAGTCATTGCTACAGATTTGAGTCCCGCGGCAATTAGGGTTTGCATCTTTTAA